In Leptodactylus fuscus isolate aLepFus1 chromosome 2, aLepFus1.hap2, whole genome shotgun sequence, one genomic interval encodes:
- the STX19 gene encoding syntaxin-19 — protein MKDRLQELMQKAKDLEESKARETTGEEDTDIQQHAVVFEREPIIERYLHEIRKIQNDITDLSENVTKFGQQQKILVSSMRRFSVLKKESNITKDIKVQAESIKNRLDTFSQHVQRAETETGSSSSLTRILKTHHAALFRNFQSVMFRYNEAIMSKQAKCKTFIIRQLEVAGKEVSEEEVNNMVDQGKWDVFNENLLTEVNITKGQLNEIEQRHKELISLENQIKDLRDIFLQISILVEEQGEALNNIEMATKNTEDYVQKTNEKFKLAVKYKKKNPCKMFCCCCPCC, from the coding sequence ATGAAGGATCGTCTACAAGAGCTCATGCAGAAAGCAAAGGACCTGGAGGAGTCCAAGGCAAGAGAGACCACTGGAGAAGAGGATACAGATATCCAACAACATGCCGTGGTCTTTGAGAGAGAGCCCATCATTGAGCGGTACTTACATGAAATAAGGAAGATTCAAAATGACATTACGGATCTATCGGAAAACGTGACTAAGTTTGGACAGCAACAAAAAATTCTCGTCTCCTCGATGAGACGATTCAGTGTCCTAAAGAAAGAGAGTAATATCACAAAGGACATCAAGGTCCAAGCAGAAAGCATAAAGAATCGCTTGGACACCTTCTCGCAACACGTTCAGAGAGCCGAAACCGAAACAGGGTCATCCTCGAGTCTGACGCGGATCCTAAAAACCCACCACGCGGCCCTATTCCGGAACTTCCAATCCGTCATGTTCCGCTATAATGAGGCGATCATGAGCAAGCAGGCCAAATGTAAGACGTTCATCATAAGGCAACTGGAAGTCGCAGGTAAAGAAGTCAGTGAGGAGGAAGTGAACAACATGGTGGACCAGGGTAAATGGGATGTCTTCAATGAGAACCTCCTGACCGAAGTCAACATTACCAAAGGACAACTGAACGAGATCGAGCAGAGACACAAAGAACTGATCAGCCTGGAGAATCAGATCAAGGACTTAAGGGACATTTTTCTCCAAATTTCTATTTTAGTTGAGGAGCAAGGAGAGGCTTTGAACAACATAGAAATGGCTACAAAGAACACAGAGGACTACGTCCAAAAGACCAATGAAAAGTTTAAGTTGGCCGTCAAGTACAAGAAGAAGAACCCATGCAAGATGTTTTGCTGTTGCTGTCCATGTTGTTAA